The following are from one region of the Arachis duranensis cultivar V14167 chromosome 10, aradu.V14167.gnm2.J7QH, whole genome shotgun sequence genome:
- the LOC107468885 gene encoding uncharacterized protein LOC107468885, producing the protein MLWRVLSLWKPSATCFFQLNQQRRMHDRNKKAMAFIAKGWNALKEVDRVIDYCELNDTRLIPLLLRAKENFELALEADNTNTHARYWLSRLHMKYHVPGANKAVGAALLVEAADMGDADAQFALGCQLRIENDYVQSDQQAFYYLQKAVDQLHPGALYLLGAVYLTGDCVKQDIASALWCFHRASEKGHAGAAIAFGSLLLKGVKVPETITKFSAKRGSATRKAGKGKESLAVDPVEMAREKFQIAAKAGCDLGFKWLARLEEEERRLLTEGYSD; encoded by the exons ATGCTGTGGAGGGTGTTGTCCTTGTGGAAACCCTCTGCCACTTGTTTCTTCCAATTGAATCAGCAGAGAAGAATGCACGATAGGAACAAGAAGGCGATGGCGTTCATCGCAAAAGGTTGGAACGCGTTGAAGGAGGTCGATAGGGTAATCGATTACTGTGAGCTCAATGATACACGCCTCATCCCTCTGCTTCTTAGAGCAAAGGAAAATTTTGAGCTTGCTTTGGAGGCTGACAACACCAACACGCATGCTAGGTATTGGTTATCCAGATTGCACATGAAGTATCATGTTCCCGGCGCTAATAAGGCCGTTGGAGCTGCTTTATTGGTTGAAGCTGCTGACATGGGTGATGCTGATGCACAATTTGCATTGGGTTGTCAATTGAGAATTGAG AATGACTATGTCCAATCAGATCAACAAGCTTTTTATTATTTGCAGAAAGCTGTTGATCAG TTGCATCCAGGTGCTCTTTACCTTTTGGGTGCTGTATATTTGACGGGCGATTGCGTGAAGCAAGATATTGCTTCAGCATTGTGGTGTTTTCATAGGGCTTCAGAGAAG GGCCATGCCGGGGCAGCTATAGCATTTGGATCTCTTCTTCTTAAAG GTGTTAAGGTTCCAGAAACAATAACAAAATTCAGTGCAAAGAGAGGTTCTGCTACTCGGAAAGCTGGGAAGGGGAAAGAAAGTCTTGCAGTTGATCCCGTAGAGATGGCACGAGAAAAGTTCCAGATAGCGGCAAAGGCAGGATGTGATCTTGGATTCAAATGGCTTGCTAGGTTAGAGGAGGAAGAGAGGCGATTACTTACTGAAGGGTATTCGGATTAA